Proteins from a single region of Palaemon carinicauda isolate YSFRI2023 chromosome 1, ASM3689809v2, whole genome shotgun sequence:
- the LOC137639740 gene encoding uncharacterized protein: MALLRISRIGSASVLHAKLQECIDTYSGVGTFPQPHSWFAHIHVDVVGPLPTSQGHRYLFTIIDCSTHWPDAILMSIATSTSCSSALLSGWMTRFGIPEHITSDRGTTFTSQLWTSFTKLLRITLHQTTAYKPAANGMAERFYCILKAALMSRCKDSNWFIQFPWVLLGLKTTPKYGLDVLTAEMVYSDPLVVPTKFLPSVTSSGNLQRILLENLRHVARLTKPPLRNICQ; this comes from the coding sequence atggcattactaaggattagTAGGATTGGATCTGCGTCTGTACTCCATGCCAAACTTCAAGAGTGCATCGACAcatattcaggagtgggcacctttccacaACCTCACTCTtggtttgcccacattcatgtcgacgtagtagggcccctacccacatcacaaggacatcgttacctgtttaccatcatcgactgctccactcattggcctgatgCCATTCTCATGTCaattgcaacgtccacctcatgttcatctgccttactctcaggatggatgacgagatttggtatccctgagcatattacttctgataggggtaccactttcacctctcaattgtggacatcatttacAAAGCTCCTAAGAATCacgctacatcagacaactgcatacaagcctgctgccaacggaatggctgAACGCTTTTATTGCATactcaaagcagcattgatgtcccgctgcaaggactccaactggtttatccagtttccctgggtcctactgggactaaagaccactcctaaatatGGCCTGGATGTcttgacagctgaaatggtgtatagtgacccgttggtcgtccctaccaaGTTTTTACCGTCTGTAACCTCCTCTggcaatctccagcgcatactgtTGGAAAATTTACGCCATGTAGCCAGACTTACAAAACCCCCGCTAAGAAACATTTGCCAATAG